Proteins encoded by one window of Lycium barbarum isolate Lr01 chromosome 11, ASM1917538v2, whole genome shotgun sequence:
- the LOC132617279 gene encoding homeobox-DDT domain protein RLT2, which yields MESDGGGNGESASAAVATTGVVGGSCDVEKKKVLEGEPKVKRKMKTASQLEILEKTYATDTYPSEALRAELSVKLGLSDRQLQMWFCHRRLKDRKATTPVKRQKKEASPGGQGDELAVSGEIGKEHHASGSGSRVSPLGLMDLQQVQVQVQLQHHQRVVHRPGTAVPRFSRTEMPALKRYYEPPQAISELRAIAFVEAQLGEPLREDGPILGMEFDPLPPGAFGAPIVAAMQHKPAGRPFEAQIYERPDVSSIKGTTRTLREYQFLPEQPSIRSDSYEQPVPSHYYSSTEVQSTRTMLSTGRSFMPGSEQVASAYSIPGQIPTLNLLPQGRPGHISPASAEAEAVPQRSLVNVEVEANYSGQPMMALESPFMPSDKRVIHDEERLERKRKSEEARIAREVEAHEKRIRKELEKQDILRRKREEQMRKDMERQDRERRKEEERLLREKLREEERLQREHRREMERREKFLQKETIKAEKMRLREEMRREKEVARLKAANVRATARRIAKESTELIDDERLELMELAASKKGLPSTLSLDSETLQNLEAFRDMLNEFPPKNVCLRKPFGLEPWICSEEDVGDLLMVWRFLITFSDVLHLWPFTLDEFVQAFHDYDPRLLAEIHIALLKLIIKDIEDVARTPASAVGANPNSGANPGGGHSYIVEGAYAWGFDIRSWQSHLNALTWPEILRQFALSAGFGPKLKKQHVESAYPRDENECNNGADTISTLRSGVAAAKAVAKMKERGFSNPRSRHRLTPGTVKFAAFHVLSLEGSKGLNILDVAEKIQKSGLRDLTTSKTPEASISAALSRDTKLFERTAPSTYCVRDPYRKDPADADAILSAAREKIRLFKNEYVNGEEAEDVEKEVERDDESGSDAADDPEVDDLVSELKFAETPESHITDRTDGRNSSFDLTRTPEDLNMQNSSGIMHSENFRELKPVGTSGDQSAASGVDASNLDQEDTVIDESNAGQKWVQGLMEGEYSGITVEERLHALVALIGVANEGNSVRLVLEERLEAASALKKQIWAEAQLDKRRFKEDFLLKVQYPLVRNNAEQFCSVTSVEARQSPLLAVGGHSEVADRPLLQQEPMHKLPDEPNNPSGVAVEKTSPMPEICGGQDNSQLQHFAYVAEKSRSQLKAYIGHRAEETFVYRSLPLGQDRRRNRYWQFITSPSRNDPGSGRIFVELRDGRWRLIDSEKDFNALMASLDIRGTRESHLHSMLQNIEATFKETARRHKYTEGQLGNSVKEDTSETVPSNDCCSNTGSYKSTICISNRETPEPSTSFLIGLGSNKKENTDALTRYADLEKWMWEECADSQFLCARKYGRMRCEKLISICNNCHDTYFLEDNHCPCCHRTFSPAKSSYFMEHVAQCKDKLEDLFWPLCILDSSPPLRIRLLIAQLASVEACIPPEALQPVWSEVYRRSWGSKLHNASAAGDLLQILTLLEGAIKREYLISNYETTNELLGAVSNSNLDGMVVLPWVPHTTSAVALRLMELDSSICYTQQQRTNSLKDKESADFITLKTNYADMKRAGVISAEAREYEKLETDFSGKVGGGHANSGQGRNRVRGGAHCHVRGGKSQRKVDASRSESAQRSSTKNSDRFGHLSAWKGRDRGKGKRKRGRRSVRNRQKPVKIKEEVTVEEVPISIQQDWNEVEDGETPQFEAPDNDSDSATSGTEDKGQATVDYEDLMVDDYGSFSGRTDHASTSVSYSIGRHYTEPAEDGDDVDDEEDEEDGLANENVQRYFDGESEEEGNRFMDGELVENPNKDSESSSEYSD from the exons ATGGAGTCTGATGGTGGTGGAAATGGAGAAAGTGCTAGTGCTGCTGTTGCTACTACTGGTGTTGTTGGTGGAAGTTGTGATGTGGAGAAAAAGAAGGTACTAGAAGGGGAGCCTAAGGTTAAGAGGAAAATGAAAACTGCTTCTCAGTTGGAGATTCTTGAAAAGACTTATGCTA CTGATACTTATCCTTCAGAAGCATTGAGAGCAGAGTTGTCTGTAAAATTAGGCCTATCTGATAGGCAACTGCAGATGTGGTTCTGCCATAGGAGGCTCAAGGACAGGAAAGCTACTACGCCAGTGAAGCGGCAGAAGAAGGAAGCTTCACCTGGTGGACAAGGGGATGAGCTGGCAGTGAGTGGTGAAATTGGGAAGGAGCATCATGCTTCTGGTTCTGGTTCCAGAGTAAGTCCGCTTGGTCTCATGGACTTACAGCAGGTGCAGGTGCAGGTGCAACTACAGCACCACCAGCGCGTTGTTCATCGACCAGGAACTGCAGTGCCTAGGTTTAGTAGAACTGAAATGCCAGCTTTGAAGAGATATTATGAGCCACCTCAAGCCATATCCGAGCTTCGGGCAATCGCATTTGTCGAAGCACAGTTGGGGGAGCCATTAAGGGAAGACGGACCTATTCTTGGAATGGAGTTTGATCCCTTGCCACCCGGTGCATTTGGTGCACCAATTG TGGCAGCCATGCAGCACAAGCCAGCTGGACGGCCTTTTGAGGCTCAAATCTATGAGAGACCAGATGTTAGTTCAATCAAG GGTACTACAAGGACTTTGCGTGAGTACCAGTTTCTTCCGGAGCAGCCATCAATTAGAAGCGATAGCTATGAACAACCCGTACCATCTCATTATTACAGTTCTACTGAAGTTCAGAGCACCAGAACCATGTTATCAACTGGGAGGTCATTTATGCCTGGGAGTGAGCAAGTTGCCTCTGCATACAGTATTCCTGGTCAGATCCCAACTTTAAATCTTCTGCCTCAAGGGAGGCCAGGTCACATATCTCCAGCTTCTGCTGAGGCTGAGGCTGTTCCACAAAGATCTCTTGTGAACGTAGAAGTAGAGGCTAATTATAGTGGTCAGCCAATGATGGCGTTGGAGAGTCCATTTATGCCTTCTGATAAAAGAGTCATCCATGATGAGGAACGGTTGGAGAGAAAGCGAAAG AGTGAAGAGGCGAGAATTGCAAGGGAAGTAGAGGCCCATGAGAAAAGGATCCGGAAAGAGCTTGAGAAGCAAGACATATTACGAAGAAAG AGAGAAGAGCAAATGAGGAAAGATATGGAAAGACAAGACAGGGAAAGGCGGAAAGAGGAAGAAAGGCTGCTCCGCGAAAAGCTGCGTGAGGAAGAGAGGTTACAGCGTGAGCATAGGCGTGAGATGGAACGAAGAGAGAAGTTTTTGCAGAAAGAGACTATCAAA GCTGAGAAAATGAGGCTTAGAGAAGAAATGCGCCGAGAGAAGGAGGTTGCAAGGCTTAAAGCTGCTAATGTAAGGGCTACTGCCCGAAGAATAGCGAAAGAATCAACAGAATTAATTGATGATGAACGTCTGGAATTGATGGAGCTAGCAGCCTCAAAGAAGGGTTTGCCCTCAACATTGTCTCTAGACAGTGAAACTCTACAAAATCTAGAAGCATTTAGAG ATATGCTCAATGAATTTCCACCAAAGAATGTCTGCTTGAGAAAGCCATTTGGACTTGAGCCATGGATATGCTCAGAGGAGGACGTAGGTGATCTTTTAATG GTTTGGAGATTCTTAATTACTTTTTCTGATGTTCTCCATCTCTGGCCATTCACTCTGGATGAGTTTGTACAAGCATTTCACGATTAT GATCCAAGGCTGCTTGCAGAGATACATATTGCTCTTCTCAAATTGATAATAAAAGACATTGAAGATGTTGCTAGAACACCTGCCAGTGCAGTAGGAGCAAACCCAAACAGTGGAGCGAATCCTGGAGGCGGACATTCTTATATTGTTGAAGGG GCATATGCATGGGGTTTTGACATAAGAAGTTGGCAGAGCCACTTGAATGCCCTGACGTGGCCTGAAATACTGCGGCAATTTGCACTCTCTGCTGGTTTTGGGCCGAAGCTAAAGAAACAACATGTTGAATCAGCTTATCCACGGGATGAAAATGAG TGTAATAATGGGGCAGATACCATTTCCACCTTACGTAGTGGAGTTGCTGCTGCGAAAGCAGTTGCCAAAATGAAAGAGAGAGGTTTCTCTAATCCGCGATCTAGGCATCGATTGACACCTGGAACAGTCAAATTTGCAGCATTTCACGTTCTTTCACTTGAGGGAAGTAAGGGCCTTAATATCCTCGACGTTGCTGAAAAGATTCAG AAATCTGGTCTTCGGGATCTGACAACCAGCAAGACACCTGAAGCATCTATTTCTGCTGCATTATCGAGGGATACAAAGCTTTTCGAGAGAACAGCTCCTTCAACATATTGTGTACGTGATCCTTACAGGAAAGATCCTGCTGATGCTGATGCCATTCTTTCCGCAGCTAGGGAAAAAATTCGACTTTTTAAAAATGAATACGTGAATGGAGAAGAAGCAGAGGATGTTGAGAAAGAGGTTGAAAGGGATGATGAGTCTGGAAGTGATGCTGCTGACGATCCTGAAGTTGATGATTTAGTCTCCGAGTTAAAATTTGCGGAGACTCCTGAATCCCATATAACCGACAGAACTGATGGCAGGAATTCTagttttgacttgacacggaCACCAGAAGATCTTAATATGCAGAATTCATCCGGAATAATGCATTCAGAAAACTTCAGGGAGTTAAAACCTGTAGGAACTTCTGGTGATCAATCAGCTGCAAGTGGTGTTGATGCAAGTAATCTCGATCAAGAAGATACAGTCATTGATGAAAGCAATGCTGGTCAAAAATGGGTTCAAGGGCTTATGGAAGGGGAGTATTCTGGTATCACTGTTGAAGAGCGCCTTCATGCCCTTGTTGCCTTGATTGGTGTTGCAAATGAGGGGAATTCTGTTCGCCTTGTATTAGAG GAGCGACTGGAAGCTGCATCTGCATTGAAGAAGCAGATTTGGGCTGAGGCACAGCTCGATAAACGTCGTTTCAAAGAGGATTTCTTACTGAAGGTACAATATCCATTGGTTAGAAACAACGCTGAACAGTTCTGCTCAGTTACTTCCGTGGAGGCTAGGCAAAGTCCATTGCTTGCTGTTGGTGGCCATAGTGAGGTGGCAGACAGACCTTTACTTCAGCAGGAACCCATGCATAAATTGCCAGATGAACCTAATAATCCTAGTGGTGTTGCTGTAGAGAAGACTTCCCCAATGCCAGAGATTTGTGGAGGTCAGGATAATTCGCAGCTTCAGCATTTTGCATATGTTGCTGAAAAGTCGCGTTCCCAGCTGAAAGCTTATATTGGCCATAGGGCGGAAGAGACATTTGTTTATCGGTCTCTGCCCCTTGGTCAAGATCGCAGACGTAACCGGTATTGGCAGTTTATCACGTCACCCTCTCGAAATGATCCAGGCTCTGGCAGGATTTTTGTTGAGTTACGTGATGGTAGATGGAGGCTAATTGATTCTGAAAAG GATTTCAATGCTTTAATGGCTTCTTTGGATATTCGTGGAACTAGAGAATCTCATTTGCATTCAATGCTTCAAAATATTGAAGCAACTTTCAAGGAAACTGCTAGGAGGCATAAGTACACTGAAGGACAACTTGGAAACTCCGTCAAAGAGGATACTTCTGAAACAGTACCTAGCAATGATTGCTGTTCAAATACTGGTAGCTATAAGAGCACAATCTGTATCTCAAACCGCGAAACACCAGAACCTTCAACTTCCTTTCTTATTGGGCTTGGGAGTAACAAAAAGGAGAACACTGATGCCTTGACGAGATATGCAGATCTAGAGAAGTGGATGTGGGAAGAATGTGCTGATTCCCAGTTTCTATGTGCAAGGAAGTATGGAAGGATGAGATGTGAAAAGTTGATCAGTATTTGTAATAATTGCCATGACACATACTTCTTGGAAGATAACCACTGTCCTTGTTGTCATAGGACATTCAGTCCAGCAAAGAGTTCATATTTTATGGAGCATGTAGCTCAATGCAAAGATAAATTGGAGGATCTATTTTGGCCTCTGTGTATCTTGGACTCGTCACCTCCTCTTCGAATTAGATTGCTAATAGCGCAGTTAGCTTCAGTGGAG GCCTGTATTCCTCCTGAAGCTCTTCAGCCTGTTTGGTCAGAAGTATATCGAAGATCTTGGGGTTCAAAGTTGCATAATGCTTCAGCTGCTGGTGACCTCCTTCAG ATTCTGACATTATTGGAAGGTGCTATCAAGAGGGAATATTTAATATCAAATTATGAAACTACAAATGAGTTGTTGGGTGCTGTTAGCAACTCCAATCTTGACGGGATGGTGGTGTTACCTTGGGTACCTCACACAACATCTGCTGTTGCACTAAGGCTTATGGAACTTGATTCCTCCATCTGTTATACGCAGCAGCAGAGAACTAATTCTCTGAAAGATAAAGAATCTGCAGATTTCATT ACGCTTAAAACAAATTATGCTGACATGAAGAGAGCGGGGGTTATATCTGCTGAAGCTCGTGAATATGAAAAGCTAGAAACTGACTTTTCGGGTAAGGTAGGAGGTGGACATGCTAATTCAGGACAGGGGCGTAATCGTGTAAGAGGAGGAGCTCATTGTCATGTCCGTGGAGGCAAATCTCAGAGAAAAGTCGATGCATCCAGATCTGAATCTGCCCAGAGAAGTTCAACAAAGAATAGCGACAGATTTGGCCACCTTTCTGCCTGGAAAGGTCGAGATCGTGGCAAAGGAAAACGTAAAAGAGGCCGTCGCTCAGTTCGTAATAGACAAAAGCCAGTCAAGATTAAGGAAGAAGTTACTGTAGAAGAAGTGCCCATCTCCATTCAGCAAGATTGGAACGAAGTTGAAGATGGAGAAACACCTCAATTTGAGGCGCCTGATAATGACAGCGATTCTGCAACATCAGGAACTGAAGATAAAGGTCAAGCAACCGTTGATTATGAAGACTTAATGGTTGATGACTACGGTTCTTTCAGTGGTAGAACTGATCATGCGTCCACCAGTGTTAGTTACAGCATTGGCCGACATTATACTGAACCTGCTGAAGATGGAGATGATGTCGATGATGAAGAGGATGAGGAAGATGGATTGGCCAATGAAAATGTTCAAAGATACTTTGATGGCGAGTCTGAGGAAGAGGGGAATAGATTTATGGATGGAGAACTTGTTGAAAACCCAAATAAAGATTCAGAATCATCGTCTGAGTATAGCGATTGA
- the LOC132616466 gene encoding uncharacterized protein LOC132616466, whose protein sequence is MGVDYYKVLGVDKNATDDDLKKAYRKLAMKWHPDKNPKNKKEAEAKFKQISEAYDVLSDSQKKAVYDQYGEEGLKGGVPPPGAGGPGAGSPFFFTGEGPTAFRFNTRNADDIFAEFFGVPTQGGHGASRAGQRFGNFFTDDIFASSFGEGGGVSMHQSAPRKEAPIQQTLPCNLEDLYKGTTKKMKISREVVDVSGARRQVEEILTINIKAGWKKGTKITFQEKGNEQPGVIPADLVFIIDEKPHRVFSRDGNDLIVTQKISLAEALTGSTVHLTTLDGRNLTIPINNVIQPNYEHVVPGEGMPLPKDPSKKGNLRIKFDIKFPARLTMTQKSGIKELLGS, encoded by the exons ATGGGTGTAGATTATTACAAAGTATTGGGTGTTGATAAGAATGCTACAGATGATGATTTGAAGAAAGCTTATAGAAAACTTGCTATGAAATGGCATCCTGATAagaaccctaaaaataaaaaagaagctgAAGCTAAGTTTAAACAGATCTCTGAGGCCTATGat GTGCTTAGTGACTCCCAGAAAAAAGCTGTGTATGACCAATATGGTGAAGAAGGGCTGAAGGGTGGGGTGCCACCGCCTGGTGCTGGTGGTCCCGGTGCTGGTTCACCTTTCTTCTTTACTGGGGAAGGCCCTACCGCATTCAGATTCAATACTCGAAATGCTGATGACATATTTGCTGAATTTTTCGGCGTTCCTACTCAAGGAGGACATGGAGCGAGTAGGGCTGGTCAAAGGTTTGGTAATTTTTTTACCGATGATATATTCGCATCATCCTTTGGTGAAGGAGGTGGTGTTTCAATGCATCAATCAGCTCCAAGGAAAGAGGCTCCGATACAACAGACCTTGCCTTGTAATCTTGAGGATCTCTACAAGGGTACCACCAAGAAGATGAAGATTTCTAGGGAAGTTGTGGATGTGAGTGG CGCCAGAAGGCAGGTGGAAGAGATTCTAACAATCAATATTAAAGCTGGTTGGAAAAAAGGTACAAAGATCACCTTCCAAGAAAAAGGGAATGAGCAGCCAGGCGTTATACCAGCTGATCTGGTCTTCATAATAGATGAGAAACCTCATAGAGTTTTCTCACGCGATGGAAACGACCTTATCGTCACACAAAAGATATCTTTGGCTGAAGCGTTAACGGGCTCTACAGTCCATCTCACTACTCTAGATGGAAGGAACTTGACCATTCCCATCAACAATGTCATTCAACCAAATTATGAACATGTTGTCCCAGGTGAAGGCATGCCACTTCCAAAAGACCCGTCAAAGAAAGGAAATCTGAGAATCAAATTTGACATCAAGTTCCCTGCTCGTCTTACAATGACGCAGAAATCTGGCATCAAAGAGCTGCTGGGTTCTTGA